The sequence CCCTTTCTACGAAAGCGGTATCATTTGCGATCAAGGTAATGTCCTTAATGGCTGCTTGATCGATTGCATGAACGAGCGATTCGGGAGTGCCAATTCCCATAAATCCCCCGGTCATTATTGTCATACCATCTTTAAACAATGATGAAACTTCCTCCATTGAAATGACTTTACTCATTTCGGAGCACCTCCTATATGATGACAGAAAAGATTAGTGATTTTTATTACACCTATTTTTAATGCAATATCCATGCCAACATCATAAATTACTATAAAAATCTCTTTTATTCTTTTCTTTCCTTTATAAAAATTCTCTTATTCATAAGTATTTTATATAGTTTAATAGAGTGGTAATGGTAATATCTCTTTTAATAAAAGAAACTTGGTTAATTCTCAGTCTGTCACAAATATAGTGAAAGCGCGTCCAACAATGTACGGATCTTCTTACAATTTTGTGTTTCAGTTTATTTTTTTGTAAGGATATCTTTACAGTTGATGACTTACAGCTTAATTATTGTAAGGATTTTCGCACAATTGAGATTATGCTGTTATCCTTTGGCGGGTTAATGGTAATTTTTGTTTTCCTGGGACCTTGCTGCTATCTCATGGGTGATAGCCACAAATTTTACTAGTTTTCTAGACTCTTGCCGGGATCCCTTGGATGATAGAAAATATAGGGTTTCTCAGGATTGTTGCTGTTATCTAAGTAGACTAATAAAAAAAAGGCTGTCCAGAAAGCGCCTTGCACTTTTTGAACAGCCTAAATCAATCAACTAATTAAAGACCATACTTATTCATTTTTTCATAAAGGGTGGTGCGGCTGATTCCTAGTACTTTTGCCGTTTCGGTTTTATTGCCATTCACCATTTCTAGATAATGAATGATCGTATTCCGCTCAGTCTCTTCCATTATCTCAGCAAGGGTTAACTTGGTAGTAGGTCTTTTATAGCCACTAATTTCTTCCGGCAAATGGTCAGACGTGATGACCTCACCTTCATCTACCATATTTAATGCGCGCTCAATGGTATTCTCTAACTCACGAATATTTCCAGGCCATGAATAGGAGGATAACGATCGTAATGTATGGTCACTAATGTCCTCTACACTTTTGCTCATTAACCTCTGAAACTTCCTGAGAAAATGATGAACTAGAAGTTTAATATCTTCAGGCCGCTCGCTTAAATTTGGAACATGAATGGTCATGACTTTTAAACGATAATATATATCAAGTCGAAATTCTCCCTTTTCGACCATCTCTTCAAGGTTACGATTCGTTGCGGCCATAATTCTTACATCAATAGGGACGCTCCTTGTAGAACCAACCCGCTCAATTTCCTTTTCCTGTAAAACTCGTAGAAGTTTCACCTGCATATGCAGTGGCAATTCACCGATTTCGTCAAGAAAGATGGTACCGCCATCAGCCGCTTCAAATTTTCCTATTTTTCCACCTTTTTTGGCTCCGGTAAATGATCCCTCTTCATAGCCGAATAGCTCCGATTCTAATAACTCTGCAGGGATCGCAGCGCAATTTACCTTGATAAATACGCCCATTGAACGCTTGCTATCATTATGAATGGAGTGGGCAAATAATTCCTTTCCTGTGCCACTCTCTCCTAGAATCAATACGTTTGAATCACTTTTTGCCGCTTTTCTAGCCTGTTCTTTTGCTTCTATAAAGGCAGGACTTTTTCCAATTAAACTTTCGAATGTATAGGTAGCCTTGTTTCTCTCCTTAAATTCACCTTTGTACCTGCCTAGGTCTTTTTCAAGGGATTGAAACCGTTTCGTAAGGGAATTTAACTGGTCGAGATTTTTAAATAACACTTTTCCTACTGCACCGATTACTTTTCCATCCTTAATGATGGGTACACGTGTCGCGATCATATAATTTCCATTAATCCTTTGCAGTTGGGCAATTTCCTCTTTACCTGTTTGTGCAACAATATGCATTCGTGAATTTTCAATAATCTCTGTAACATGTTTTCCAATCGAACTTTCTTGATCAATCCCTAGAAATTCAGCATAGGGGCGACTTAACATTTGAATTACTCCCTCTTTATCAATCACAACGATTCCATCGTAAGCATAATCAATAATATCCTTAAATGGAAGTTCCTGTTGACGACCCAATTGCAATTGGTCTGTCTCAGAGGAAGTAATAAGATACACCTGATAAACACCATCAATTATAGAAACAGATTCTTTTCTAACAAGCACCTCTTGGTTATTAAATGAAAGCAAGGTAGGAACCGATTCTTCCAAATTCTCCATTCGATTTATAAAATATTGCCATTCCAACTCCATTTCAATCAATTGTTTGGATAGAATTTCATTGGAAAAGATCTTATTGTGATCTTTTGTTATTAAAACACCCACAGATAATTTATTTAAAAGCGCCTCCATAACTTTAGAAAAAATGGCTCTATCTTCAATCATCGTCCCAATCCCCCTTACTTATCGAGGCTAGTTAACATTATACCATAGGGAAAATAAGGGATATCAAATCGATTGTGTTGCTCTATTCCTTATGGTTTTTTATTTTTCCAAGTTGAATAAAGTGTCGGTCACGCGTGTCTAACCTTTCTGTAACTTCATTTCCCTCATATGTAAAAATACCTTTTCCCGTTTTTGTCCCAAGTTTATTTTGTGAAACCAACTCATTAATCACATCGGGAGCCCCTTTACTTTCGTCTAAATCTGGTGCAACATTGTCAAACACCCGTTGCCAAGTATCAAGCCCACCAAATTCAGCAATTTCAATTGGCCCTGTAAAAGCCCAGCGGAAACCAGGTCCGTCAATTACAGCTGTATCAATATCCCGTGCATCAGCAACCCCCTCCCTTAATAAGTAGAAAGCTTCACGCATTAAGGCTGTTTGTAACCGATTAGCGATAAACCCTGAGATCTCTTTTTTTAGAAGGACAGGTGACTTTCCAATGTTTCGGATAAGATCCATGGTAGCCTGTACGACTTCTGGTTTTGTTTTTTCATGCTTGACGAGTTCAACCAGTGGAACTAAATGGCCCGGATTAAAGAAGTGGGTGATCATCATTCGTTGAGCAAAAGATGCTTTTTCCATTAGTTTTGTAACGGGAAAAGTGGAGGTATTAGAAGCTACAATGGCATCGTCCTTCATAAATGTCTCTAATTGGTCAAAAAGATCCCATTTCAGTTCAATTACCTCTGGAATCGCTTCCAGAATGAAATCTGCCTCTTGAACGGACTCCTGTAAATTTACCCTATAAGAAAGATTCACCAAAGCCTTTTCTTTCTGTTCTTCAGTAATGGCGGATTCCTCAACCATAATAGAGAGGTTCTCAGTGATTCTAGATGCTGCTCTTTTTAAAAATTCTTCTTTAACATCATTTAAGGTAACTGAATAGCCATTTACCGCAAAAGATTGCGCGATGGAACTCCCCATTACACCTGATCCAATAATCGTAATGTTTTTTAACATATAAAAAATCCCCTTTCTTTTGAGAAATATATTCAAAAAATCTATGCATGTTTCATGCCAAAGGTAATAATAAAAAAAACAGCAGAAAACCCGCTGTTTTTTTAGATTCCATCGTTAATTGAAACCAATCGATTTTATTTTATGAACTGTATTAAAAATTATTTAAAAACAAACGAATGACATCAGCCGCTCCAATAAAGGTTCCTAATGAACTCCCTAGATTTGCAAGTACAACGACTAAAAGAATTCTTGTTACTTTATTATTCCAGAATCCCTTAAGAGAGTGTACGTCCGTTGATAGCTTTTCAAAGTCTCTTACATTTGGTTTGCGGACAAGGGCTTGGACAAATCCTGTAAACCAGCCCGCAGCGGTGATCGGATCTAACGCAGTAATGGGTGCGGCTACAAAGGCGGTCAAAATGGTCAGTGGATGTCCAAACGCAATCGCTGTACCAAGAGCAGATAGAGAGCCATGCCATAAAATCCAACTTAACGTCTGCTGCATGCCAGCAGATGGATTGTTATAAAAAGTATATGCAATCATGCCGATGATTAGTAAAGGAATCGTCCACCCAATGATTTTAGGCCACTTTGATTTCGGCGGCAGCGTTGAAATCGCATCGAGATCATGATCCTCATGAATAATCTTTTTAATCCCTGGTACGTGAGCTGCTCCTAAAACAGCAACTACCTTTTCTCCTGGGGCCTCTTTAATCTTTTGTGATAAATATTGATCCCGTTCATCAATCAGCGGGGTTTTCAGTCTTGGAAAGTGCTGAGTGAAATCACTTAATACGGAATCTAGCATATCTTGTGACTTCATTTTTTCCAATTCTTCTTCTGTAATCTTTTCATTGCTAAAAATACTAAAGATGATTTGTGTAATTAATTGGGCTTTTCCCCATAACCCCACATTATGCCAAATCCTTGAAAAGGTAATTCCAATATTACGGTCTGCTAACACTAAATTAGCTCCAACTTCTTCAGCCGATTGGATGCCTTGAATCATTTCCTGACCTGCATTAATCCCTAACTGGCTGGCCATTCTTTTTTGAAAAGAGGATAAAGCTAAATTAACGAGAAGGACGGCCGCCTTCTTTTCCTTAATCACCTTAAAGATGTCCATATCCTTCCACTTGTCACCATCTACAATGGATTGATATCTTTGTTGGTCCAATTCCACACAAACCGAATCTGGCTTTTCCCTTTCAATGACCTCTTTAACCTGCTCGGCACTTTGCCGCGATACATGGGCTGTCCCAATTAAAATGACTTCTTTTTCATTTATATTTAAACGGGTTATATTTTCTTCTTCAGACATACATGACCTTCCTTTTAATTCTGATCACTTTATTTTCGGATTATCTCTACATAATACCGTACATTCACGCGATTATGAAATAGTTTCCTCTTGAAAGTACATCCTTTACAACGATTTCAACTCCATAGTTCTTTAAACGTTTTGTTCAGAACAGCCTCACCAAAAATACTTTTATGCCTTACTTACTCCCTTTTTGGCTATTTTATTTCGGAATAAGTCCTATAGAGTCACCTCATTTGTTTTTTTTCAGAACCAACATCTGATATACACAATCCCTTAAAAAATAAGACTTATGTTAGGTGAAATTGAGTTGATTTAGCCCAATATCCAACCTTATAATGATTGAAAAATTTGCCCCTGTATGTAATTATTTATATATTACAGAGATACAGTTTTAATTTAAAAGAGATACAGTTTAATTTCATTCAGCAAATGCTTTTTGTACAAAAAGCTTGCGACAGGAACCAGTTGATACGGATAAGGTGTACCCCTTGCTGATTGAAGTTAAGTTTCCGGCAGATAAATAGATTGGCAAGCTCGACGACGAACAGAAAGTCCTAGTCAAGTGAAAGCCACAAGATATAACGTTCTGAAGCATGATAAAAATCAGGGCGCAAATTCGGTAGACGAATTTGATATTAAATTAGAGGAGATTCCAAGGATGAAAAATAAGGCGGTTATTCTAGGTAATAATTACTATATAGGTTTAAGTACGATGAGATGTTTAGGAAAAGAAGGCATCCATACGGTGGCGATGGATTATTCCGATGAACAGGCATACGGAACGAAAACAAAATACTGTTCGGAACGGGTTATATCCCCTCACTACAAAAATGAGACAAAAGCCTTTATTGAATTTTTAAAGGATTATGCAAAAAAACAAACTGCTCCGCCTGTCCTAATCCCTTGTCATGATTCATATGTGGAAGTGATTGACCAACATCTGAACGAATTAAAAGAATATTATCTTATCCCACAAACCGAACAAGGTCTATATACAAAAACAATGGACAAGCAGGCACTGCATCAATTGGCAATCGAACATGGGGTAGCTGTACCTGAAACATTGCAAGCAGACGAAGAAAATCTTTTTGAAAAAGTGGATGAAATCATTAAATATCCTTGTTTAGTTAAACCAACCGATTCACCAACATTCGTCTCTATTTTTAGAAGAAAACTATTTAAGGTGCACAACAGAGAAGAATTGGCTGACGCACTCGAGAAATCAAAACAAGCTGAACAAGAGGTAATTATTCAACGAATTATCCCTGGATTTGATGATCATATGTATACATTTGATGCCTATTTAAATCAGGATGCTAAAGTTACACACTGGACAACTTGTAATAAATATCGCCAGTTTCCAATCAACTTTGGCGCATCTGTCTATACAGGCCAAAAATATGTTCCAGAACTATATGAAATTGGGGCCAAGTTTTTAGAAGGCATCGGTTTTAAGGGTTTTGTAGAAATTGAGTTTAAAAAAGATGCAGAAACAGGAAAGTTTTATTTAATTGAATTGAATGTTCGGATTACGAACCTTAATAATTTATTATACAAAATCGGCTTGAATTTCCCTTATATTACGTACCGGGAATTAACCGGAAACCCATTGGAACCGAAAGCAGTGAAAGAAAATACAGGCCTTGTCTTTATCTATACGTATGAAGATTTATTAGCTGTGCGTGATTATCTCAGAACTGGACAGCTTACCCTTGGTTCTGTTATTAAATCCTATTTTAAACCAAAAGCCCATGCGATTTGGGAATGGAGTGATCCAAAACCGGCGTTTTCCTATTATGGAGGCATCGTTCTTGGTAAAGTGTTTAAAAAGGCTTTGAAAAGGTAATAAAAGTAGCAATAACATGGACAAACAGAACATTCGCACGACCTTCTTGAACAGAAATTACAAAGCACCGCAAAGGTAGGTCGATCGATAGTTCCATAGAAAAAAGGTTTAAGCAGGTATCCATTAATGGAGGCGGCATTATGTTATTAACAAAGATTGTGGAAAATCTTACATTCTCTCTACTAAAAGGAGAAATGGAGAAGGAAATCAGCTCCATTTCTTATGATTCAAGAGAAGTGAAAGAAAGTGGTTTATTTGTGGCAATATCCGGTTTTTCAGTTGACGGCCATACCTTTATTAAAAAGGCGATTGAAAATGGAGCAACTGCGATTATTGTTGAAAAGAGTATCGAAGTTGATGAGCCTGTTACGATTATAAAAGTAGACGATTCAAGACAAGCTTTAGCGAAAGTTTCAGCAAATTTCTACGATCATCCAACAGAAAAGTTAAATTTAATCGGCATTACGGGAACAAACGGGAAAACCTCTACCACTTATTTTGTGAAATCAATTTTTGAACAAGCTCATAAATCAGTAGGTCTAATCGGCACGATTGGAACGGTCATGAATAACAAACTACTGGAAACTAAAAATACAACCCCAGAGTCATTAAACTTGCAACAACTTTTCTCTGAGATGGTTGACAGTGAAATTGATGATTGTATTATGGAGGTATCTTCCCATGCCCTTAGTTTAAAACGGACGGCTTATTGTCAATTTAACACGGGGATCTTTACAAATTTAACACCAGATCATTTAGAACTGCATCACACAATGGAAGATTATTTCCTAGCAAAAGCAGAATTATTTAAGATGACGACAGACTATAACATCATTAATGTCGATGACCCATATGGTCAGAGATTATATGAAATGGTGCAAACCTATCATGTTCCTGTCCTAACATATGGGATTGATAACAAGGCAGATATTTATGCCTCCAATATTGTACTAGATAGTGATTATTCAACATATACGTTACATACACCAGAAGGATCCATTGAGATTACAGTCAATATCCCTGGCATTTTTAACGTATATAATAGTTTAGCAGCGATCGCCTGCGCTTATTGTAATAAAATTAGTCTTCACGATATCCAACAAGGAATGCTTGCATTGGAAAATATTAAAGGCAGACTAGAAGTGATTTATCAAGATGAGAACCGAAAAATTGTCGTTGATTTTGCCCATACAGAAGATAGTTTAGAAAAAGCACTTACAACATTGCGGACCAATACGAAAGGGCGAATCCTCCTCGTTTTTGGTGTGTATGCGGCCCCGGGAGAAGCTGGTAGAGATAAAAGACGAGCCATGGGCCAAGTTGCTGCGAAATTTGCCGATTTATCGGTCGTTACATCCGATAATCCAAAGTTCCAAGACCCGAATGCGATTATAGAAGAAATTACCGAAGCGATGAAAGAAGAAAATGGGGCTTATATAGCTGTAGTCGATCGAAAAGAGGCCATTCGCCATGCCATTGAGTTATGTGAAAAAGGTGATACAATTTTATTAGCTGGAAAAGGCCACGAAACGTCACAGGTCATTGGCGATAAAGAAATTCCCTTCAATGAAAGGGAAATTGTTATGGAAATTTTAAGCGATAAGCAATACACCGTCTAACGCGTAAAACAGGGTTTGAACATCCTGTTTTGCCTCATTTTTGGGACAGCCCTACTTTGCAGCACTCCTTGAAAATGAAGGAACAGTTCGATGAATTTAAGAAGGAAACTAGGTGAACAAATGTCTAAAAGTTTGGGAATAATCGGTGGGATGGGACCAAAGGCAACTTCCGTCTTTTTTGATAAAGTCATTGAATCTACAGATGCCCATAAAGATCAGGATCATATTAATATGGTGATCTTAAATCATGCTACATTGCCTGATCGTACGGAGACGATTTTGAGTGGTGACGATGGAGCCTTTTTAGATGAGATCAGAAAGGATATTGAGATCCTTGAAAAGGCAGGAGTTTCTAATATCGCGATTCCATGTAATACCTCTCACTATTTTTATGAAAAAATTCAAGAAATGACGGATATTCATGTCATTCATATGATAGAAGAAACCATTAAGGAAATCTCAGAAAAATATGGCCGTACCGCTAAGATTGGCATTATGGCTACGAATGGTACGATCAAAAGTGATATTTATAAAAAGGTTGCCAACTCCTTTGGGCTAGAGGTTTATTACCCTGACCCTGATACACAAGCACAGATCATGGATATTATTTATAATAAAGTAAAAAGTGATTTAACTCTTGATGTTACGGAAATTGAAAATATTGTCTTTGACTTTATTTTCAACCATGAATGCAGTTGTGTCATTTTAGCTTGTACAGAATTATCATGTATCCAGTTAAATAAGGATGTAGAGAAATATTGTGTAGATGCAATGGAAGTGTTGGTAAAACGTTCGATTGAATTGTCGGGAAAGTATGTGAAAGGTCAACATTTTGATGAGTTTCTAACCGAGTCATTTGCGAACGATACGTATGAAAGAGAATTACGATTATCTTCTCAAGAATGTGAGGCCGTTAAAAAGAGATTCCCTCACGCTACAATTACCTCATTAGATCAAGAAATTGATACTGATGGAAAAGCATGGTATAAGGTGAATCTTATATCGGATGACAAGCCATTTAGTGATCATTCGGGTGTACAAGAAACTCTAGAAAACAAACAACGCATAAAAGTGTAAAAAAACTAGGCTGGCATTCGCCTAGTTTTTTATTTTTATACTGGTTCATAACGTTCTTTAGCAGAATACGAGTAAAGCCCCTCAGCATTTCAACTTTTCCTCCCCTTTTAATGAAAAAACTCCCTCATCCCCATGTAACAAATTTCTCTCACGAAACATATGCTACACGAAGAGGCCCAGTTTTAACTCTTTGATGAGAGGAGTGTATATGGTGGGAATTGAATTAACACTCATTCACTGGATATATTTAGTGTTTATTTTCCTAATTATCGGATTTATGGTTAAACGATTAGATACAACGATTTTATGTATCGTCGGGATATTCCTGATCGCAATTATCTCAAATGGTTCAATGACAAAATCGATTGCCAGCATTTTCTCTAGTTTCCTCTTCGCGATAACTGAACTATTACCCACTATTTTGATTATTTCCATGATCGTTGCCATGAGTAAGACGTTAACCCAAACAGGGATTAATGATGTCATGATTGCCCCGTTTGCTAAATTGATCCGGACTCCTACTCTTGCTTATTGGACGATCGGGGTTTTAATGATGGTAATGTCCTTCTTTTTCTGGCCGTCACCCGCTGTTGCTTTACTTGGCGCCGTCTTGCTGCCGGTAGCAATCCGAGCAGGGCTTCCAGCTATTGGGGTAGCGATTGCGATGAATTTATTTGGTCATGGGATCGCTTTATCAGGGGATTTTATTATTCAAGCTGCACCTAAACTAACTGCTGATGCCGCAGGTCTGCCTGTAGAAGATGTCATTTCGGCGAGTATTCCCCTTGTAATTGTCATGGGCATTGTCACAACCATTGTTGCCTTC is a genomic window of Niallia sp. XMNu-256 containing:
- a CDS encoding sigma 54-interacting transcriptional regulator; protein product: MIEDRAIFSKVMEALLNKLSVGVLITKDHNKIFSNEILSKQLIEMELEWQYFINRMENLEESVPTLLSFNNQEVLVRKESVSIIDGVYQVYLITSSETDQLQLGRQQELPFKDIIDYAYDGIVVIDKEGVIQMLSRPYAEFLGIDQESSIGKHVTEIIENSRMHIVAQTGKEEIAQLQRINGNYMIATRVPIIKDGKVIGAVGKVLFKNLDQLNSLTKRFQSLEKDLGRYKGEFKERNKATYTFESLIGKSPAFIEAKEQARKAAKSDSNVLILGESGTGKELFAHSIHNDSKRSMGVFIKVNCAAIPAELLESELFGYEEGSFTGAKKGGKIGKFEAADGGTIFLDEIGELPLHMQVKLLRVLQEKEIERVGSTRSVPIDVRIMAATNRNLEEMVEKGEFRLDIYYRLKVMTIHVPNLSERPEDIKLLVHHFLRKFQRLMSKSVEDISDHTLRSLSSYSWPGNIRELENTIERALNMVDEGEVITSDHLPEEISGYKRPTTKLTLAEIMEETERNTIIHYLEMVNGNKTETAKVLGISRTTLYEKMNKYGL
- a CDS encoding 3-hydroxyacyl-CoA dehydrogenase family protein, with product MLKNITIIGSGVMGSSIAQSFAVNGYSVTLNDVKEEFLKRAASRITENLSIMVEESAITEEQKEKALVNLSYRVNLQESVQEADFILEAIPEVIELKWDLFDQLETFMKDDAIVASNTSTFPVTKLMEKASFAQRMMITHFFNPGHLVPLVELVKHEKTKPEVVQATMDLIRNIGKSPVLLKKEISGFIANRLQTALMREAFYLLREGVADARDIDTAVIDGPGFRWAFTGPIEIAEFGGLDTWQRVFDNVAPDLDESKGAPDVINELVSQNKLGTKTGKGIFTYEGNEVTERLDTRDRHFIQLGKIKNHKE
- a CDS encoding TraB/GumN family protein, with the translated sequence MSEEENITRLNINEKEVILIGTAHVSRQSAEQVKEVIEREKPDSVCVELDQQRYQSIVDGDKWKDMDIFKVIKEKKAAVLLVNLALSSFQKRMASQLGINAGQEMIQGIQSAEEVGANLVLADRNIGITFSRIWHNVGLWGKAQLITQIIFSIFSNEKITEEELEKMKSQDMLDSVLSDFTQHFPRLKTPLIDERDQYLSQKIKEAPGEKVVAVLGAAHVPGIKKIIHEDHDLDAISTLPPKSKWPKIIGWTIPLLIIGMIAYTFYNNPSAGMQQTLSWILWHGSLSALGTAIAFGHPLTILTAFVAAPITALDPITAAGWFTGFVQALVRKPNVRDFEKLSTDVHSLKGFWNNKVTRILLVVVLANLGSSLGTFIGAADVIRLFLNNF
- a CDS encoding carboxylate--amine ligase → MKNKAVILGNNYYIGLSTMRCLGKEGIHTVAMDYSDEQAYGTKTKYCSERVISPHYKNETKAFIEFLKDYAKKQTAPPVLIPCHDSYVEVIDQHLNELKEYYLIPQTEQGLYTKTMDKQALHQLAIEHGVAVPETLQADEENLFEKVDEIIKYPCLVKPTDSPTFVSIFRRKLFKVHNREELADALEKSKQAEQEVIIQRIIPGFDDHMYTFDAYLNQDAKVTHWTTCNKYRQFPINFGASVYTGQKYVPELYEIGAKFLEGIGFKGFVEIEFKKDAETGKFYLIELNVRITNLNNLLYKIGLNFPYITYRELTGNPLEPKAVKENTGLVFIYTYEDLLAVRDYLRTGQLTLGSVIKSYFKPKAHAIWEWSDPKPAFSYYGGIVLGKVFKKALKR
- a CDS encoding UDP-N-acetylmuramoyl-L-alanyl-D-glutamate--2,6-diaminopimelate ligase, giving the protein MLLTKIVENLTFSLLKGEMEKEISSISYDSREVKESGLFVAISGFSVDGHTFIKKAIENGATAIIVEKSIEVDEPVTIIKVDDSRQALAKVSANFYDHPTEKLNLIGITGTNGKTSTTYFVKSIFEQAHKSVGLIGTIGTVMNNKLLETKNTTPESLNLQQLFSEMVDSEIDDCIMEVSSHALSLKRTAYCQFNTGIFTNLTPDHLELHHTMEDYFLAKAELFKMTTDYNIINVDDPYGQRLYEMVQTYHVPVLTYGIDNKADIYASNIVLDSDYSTYTLHTPEGSIEITVNIPGIFNVYNSLAAIACAYCNKISLHDIQQGMLALENIKGRLEVIYQDENRKIVVDFAHTEDSLEKALTTLRTNTKGRILLVFGVYAAPGEAGRDKRRAMGQVAAKFADLSVVTSDNPKFQDPNAIIEEITEAMKEENGAYIAVVDRKEAIRHAIELCEKGDTILLAGKGHETSQVIGDKEIPFNEREIVMEILSDKQYTV
- a CDS encoding amino acid racemase, coding for MNLRRKLGEQMSKSLGIIGGMGPKATSVFFDKVIESTDAHKDQDHINMVILNHATLPDRTETILSGDDGAFLDEIRKDIEILEKAGVSNIAIPCNTSHYFYEKIQEMTDIHVIHMIEETIKEISEKYGRTAKIGIMATNGTIKSDIYKKVANSFGLEVYYPDPDTQAQIMDIIYNKVKSDLTLDVTEIENIVFDFIFNHECSCVILACTELSCIQLNKDVEKYCVDAMEVLVKRSIELSGKYVKGQHFDEFLTESFANDTYERELRLSSQECEAVKKRFPHATITSLDQEIDTDGKAWYKVNLISDDKPFSDHSGVQETLENKQRIKV